The genomic segment GTCCGCGCTGCCCGCCGGGGAGGTCCTGGCCGGGCACCGCGCCAGGCCCGCGGTCGTCGCCGACGCCATGGGCACCGGTACCGGGCTCGCTCTCACGGTCGTCCCCACCACGGATGCCCCGCGCCCCCGCGGGCCGAAGGTCAGCGTCGTCGTGCCGACCGCTGGGGCCACCGCGGAGGCGCTGCGCGAGACGCTCGCCTCGCTGGACGCGCAGAGCCTCCCGCAGGAGGAGTTCGAGACGGTCCGCGTCGGGGACGGCGAGGGCGAGGTGCGCCCGGAGGCCGGTACCGAGCCCCGCAACGCCGGGATCGACGCCGCGCGCGGCGACTACGTCCTCTTCGTGGAGCCGGGCGACCGCCTCGCCCCCCGGGCGCTGGAGCTGATGTACGCGTACGGCATGGCCAACGACACCGACATCGTGGTCGGGAAGCTCGCGGGCAAGGACCGCTCCCTGCCCAAGGAACTGTTCGTCCGCGACCGGCCGCGCGCCAGCCTCGCCAAGGACCCACTGGCCGACAGCCTCACGGTCAACAAGCTGTACGACCGCGCGTTCCTGCTCCGGCACGCCCTGCGGTTCTCCGCCGAGGACCTGCCGCTGACGGACCAGGCCTTCGCCGCGGAGGCGTATCTGCGGGCCGTGCACGCCTCGGTGCTGGGCTCCTACGTCTGCTACCAGTACGGCCCGAAGCGGAACACCCCGGCGCCGTCGCCCGCCGACTTCTACGCGGCGGTCGCCCGGCTGATGAAGGCCACCGACAGCGTCTCCGAGCCGGGCCCGGCCCGCGACCGGCTGCACCGCCGCTGGCTGCGCGTCGAGGTGCTGGACCGGATCAGCGGCAAGGCGTTCCTGGAGATGGAGGAGGAGGACCGGATCTCCCTGGTGCGCGACATCCGGGCCGCCCTCGCGGGAGTCGCGTCGGCCGGCGCGGTCGCCGGGCTCCCCCTGGCCCGGCGGGTCACCGTCGGCCTGATCGAGGACGACCGGCCCGAGGACGTGGTCCGGCTCGCCCGCTGGGACCGCTCCCTCGCCTGCGAGCCCTCGCTGACCGGTTTCGAGCGGCGGGAGGACGGGGTCTTCCGGCTGTCGTTCACCGGCACCCCCCGTGCGGCCGACGGCCCGGTGGGCGTGGTCACCGACGAGGAGGGGCGCCACACCCTGGCCCCGTCCGGACTGCCGCAGACCGTGCTGGACCGGTTCGCCGGGGAGTCGCTGACGGGCGGCGCGGTGCCGGAGAAGGCCACCGCCGTGCTGGTGCTGCGGGAACGCGAGACCGGTGCCGAGTACCGCCTGACCACCGAGTCCGAGGTGCGACGGACCCTGGACGGCGGCCTGACGGTCGCCGGGACGGCCGAGCTGGACCCGTCCTCGGCGGCCGGCGGCTCCGCGCTCGACGACGGCCCCTGGGACCTCTACGTCCGGCTCACCGCGCTCGGCTGGACCAAGACCGCCCGGCTGGGCCGGATCCGCACGGCCGAGGTCTCCGAGGAGCTCACCGCGGCCCCGCACCCGGCCGACCCGGCCCGCACCATCACCCCGTACTGGACCAGGCCGCACCGGGACCTCTCGCTCAGGGTGGAGACCCCGGAGCCCGCACCGGCCCCGCCCAAGCAGGGGCTGCTGCGCCGGGTCGCCAAGGCCCTCAAGGGCAAGTAGCCCTCTCGGCGGTTAGGTGGTGTCCGGCGGATCATGGCCGGGGTCGCGGCGTTGATCCGCCGGACACCACCTGGGCCGACGCGCTCTCAGCAGCAGCCGAAGCCGTCCGGGTCCACACTGCCGTCGGGCAACGACCGCACGTTACGGGCCTCCTGGGCGCGGGCGGCCAGCAACGCGTCGGCGGGGTAGGCCACTTCCTCCAGGGTGAGGCCGTGCGGCTTCACCACGTGGACGCCGGGGTCCCGCACCCTGGCCGCCAGCACCTCGGCGGGCCAGGGCGCCGGGCGCCGGCCGTCGCCCACGAACAGGGCGGCGCCGATCAGCGCGCGCACCATGTTGTGGCAGAAGGCGTCGGCCTGCACGGTCGCGGTGAGGACGCCCGAGTCCTCGTCCCGTACCCAACTCAGCTTCTGCAGCGTGCGGATGGTCGTCGCACCCTCGCGCTTCTTGCAGTACGCCGCGAAGTCGTGCTCGCCGACCATCGGCGCCGCCGCCTCGTTCATCGCGTCGACGTCCAACGGCCGGTCGTGCCACAGCACATGACCGCGCGTCAGCGGGTCGACCCCGCCGGGCCGGTCGGCCACCCGGTAGGCGTACCGCCGGTGCAGCGCGGAGAAGCGGGCGTTGAACCCCGCCGGGGCCTCCGCCGCCCGCCAGATCCGTACGTCCAGCGGCAGCCGCCCCGCCATGCGGCGCAGCAGCTTCTCCCGGTGCTCCTCCCACACCTCGGCCGGCAGGTCGACGTGCGCGACCTGCCCCCGGGCGTGCACCCCGGCGTCCGTACGCCCCGCCACCGTCAGGTCGTGCGTGCGCGAGGAGCGGGTCACCGTGCGCAGCGCGTCCTCGATCTCCCCCTGCACCGAACGCCGGGAGGTCTGCTTAGCCCAGCCGGAGAAGTCCTTGCCGTCGTAGGACAGGTCCAGCCGTACGCGTACCGAACCGGGCTCTGGCTCGTCGCTCACCCGCGCATCCTCTCAATCCCGGAAAAGTCGATGGTCCGGAAAACTCGATCCCGGAAACGGAACGGGCCCACACCGCCCCGAAGGGTGATGCGGGCCCGAACAGTGGTGTCAGAACGCTCAGGCGTCCTTGGACTCCGCGTCGGCCTCGGCCGGCTTGGCGTCCTCGGTGGACTCGGCCTTGGCCGCGTCCTCCTTGACCGCACGCTTGGTGGCGGCCTCGGCCTCACCGGTGGCCTGCTGGGCCACGGTCAGGGCCTCGACGAGCTCGATGACGGCCATCGGGGCGTTGTCGCCACGACGGTTGCCGATCTTGGTGATACGGGTGTAACCACCGGGGCGGTTCTCGTACCGGGGGGCGATCTCGGTGAAGAGCGTGTGGACGATGCTCTTGTCCGTGATCGTCTGGAGCACCAGG from the Streptomyces sp. NBC_01335 genome contains:
- a CDS encoding glycosyltransferase → MAVKVTVVVPTYNSGSHIEPLVRSMLDQTLSADEFEVLFVDDGSTDDTPARLAELAAEHTHFRTTSIPNSGWPGKPRNIGVEQARGEYVQFVDHDDLMAPEALERLHAMAVRNGSDIVIGKVASNFTSRGVPYGLMSTTREKCTVRTASLIDSLTPHKMFRTAFLREHGIVHPEGPWILEDQLFLVRSYLKAEVVSVLGDYVCYTYWARDDAANAGTRAMDPRRYYANLREIMATVADGTEPGPDRDRLLRRFYRGEMLGRLGVPARGAVIDPHFDADPFEAVRELADTFVTDGMHASLAANQRVRSDLLRANRSDELTEYTRRQTDLTALTTVGEARWDRDRLKVSFTARFAEREDGPGLLLARRGDRYVLAPALTAGILDEPVDVTDELKSFRVDVLLRHADTAHLWPTLATVQLTLEEETDADGTVLVRPVLNGTASLDPVRGAGGSPLAPGTWDVRIRVMGAGFDRTVPLGNAGAEASALPAGEVLAGHRARPAVVADAMGTGTGLALTVVPTTDAPRPRGPKVSVVVPTAGATAEALRETLASLDAQSLPQEEFETVRVGDGEGEVRPEAGTEPRNAGIDAARGDYVLFVEPGDRLAPRALELMYAYGMANDTDIVVGKLAGKDRSLPKELFVRDRPRASLAKDPLADSLTVNKLYDRAFLLRHALRFSAEDLPLTDQAFAAEAYLRAVHASVLGSYVCYQYGPKRNTPAPSPADFYAAVARLMKATDSVSEPGPARDRLHRRWLRVEVLDRISGKAFLEMEEEDRISLVRDIRAALAGVASAGAVAGLPLARRVTVGLIEDDRPEDVVRLARWDRSLACEPSLTGFERREDGVFRLSFTGTPRAADGPVGVVTDEEGRHTLAPSGLPQTVLDRFAGESLTGGAVPEKATAVLVLRERETGAEYRLTTESEVRRTLDGGLTVAGTAELDPSSAAGGSALDDGPWDLYVRLTALGWTKTARLGRIRTAEVSEELTAAPHPADPARTITPYWTRPHRDLSLRVETPEPAPAPPKQGLLRRVAKALKGK
- the truA gene encoding tRNA pseudouridine(38-40) synthase TruA; this encodes MSDEPEPGSVRVRLDLSYDGKDFSGWAKQTSRRSVQGEIEDALRTVTRSSRTHDLTVAGRTDAGVHARGQVAHVDLPAEVWEEHREKLLRRMAGRLPLDVRIWRAAEAPAGFNARFSALHRRYAYRVADRPGGVDPLTRGHVLWHDRPLDVDAMNEAAAPMVGEHDFAAYCKKREGATTIRTLQKLSWVRDEDSGVLTATVQADAFCHNMVRALIGAALFVGDGRRPAPWPAEVLAARVRDPGVHVVKPHGLTLEEVAYPADALLAARAQEARNVRSLPDGSVDPDGFGCC
- the rplQ gene encoding 50S ribosomal protein L17 yields the protein MPRPAKGARLGGSAAHERLLLANLAKSLFEHGRITTTEAKARRLRPVAERLVTKAKKGDIHNRRLVLQTITDKSIVHTLFTEIAPRYENRPGGYTRITKIGNRRGDNAPMAVIELVEALTVAQQATGEAEAATKRAVKEDAAKAESTEDAKPAEADAESKDA